In the genome of Acidobacteriota bacterium, the window TTTACCACCGAGGCCACCTTCCGGGCACGGCTCGAAAGCGTTGAGGCGGCCCTCAAGTCCGATCACTGGAACATCAACGGCTCACCGCAAATTTTGACGGCCGGCTGGAAAGACGCGACCGACCGGTCCAAGATGAACTAGCGCGCGTCGCCCTGGACGTTGCCCAATGAACGGGCCGGATGGTATAGTCATGGTTTCCCGCACCGTCATCGGACGTGACTGTGCGACCCACCCTCAAGTGGGCCCGTAGCTCAATTGGCAGAGCAGCAGACTCTTAATCTGTTGGTTCTCGGTTCGACTCCGAGCGGGCTCACCAGCTCTTCCTCCAATCGTTTCAGTCACTTGCGAGCGCGGATCGCCTGATCGCACGCCAGAATCGAACCGGCGCGAGCACCGAAGTCACTCCTCGCCCCTTCTCGGAATCGGTTATTCTGTCGCCATGGGTCCGCACGTCAGTATCGACATCGACCAGCACACCGCCGACGTGCTCGAGGTGCGGGCCGCGGAACTCGGCATGACGGTTCCCCAGCTGATCGCTGAACTGGCGGCACTCGACAGCACGCCGCGTGACGCCGAGGCCGACGAGATCGCCGAACTCGATCGCCGCGCTGCCACGGCTACGCCAGACTCGCGGGTTCCCCAGGAGCGCGTCGTGCAGTGGCTCCGGACGTGGGGCACGCCCGGGTTCCGACCGTGGCCGGACCAGTAGAGATCGAGTGGTCGCTCGACGCGCTCGCCGATCTCGATCGATTCGCCGTGTTCCTGCACGAGAAGTTCCCGGAACTCGCAGCGCGCGTCGCCGGTGAGCTGATCACCCGCACCGACGTGCTCCGTCGGCATCCACAGTTG includes:
- a CDS encoding type II toxin-antitoxin system RelE/ParE family toxin; the encoded protein is MAGPVEIEWSLDALADLDRFAVFLHEKFPELAARVAGELITRTDVLRRHPQLGRPIGDRHEYREIVLTVLGGMYALQYRYDGSSVLMLRVFHGRELR